The nucleotide sequence TATCATATTTACAAGTCCCGCCGAATCGCCGAGTATCAGCACGTTTGTTTTTCCAATTGCGCTTGTCTGCGGATTACGCGGCAGAGCGAAATATCCGCCTTCTGGAATCATTTTCGCGCCCGCTTCGACGATAGTTCCGCCTTCGATGAATTTTTTCACAAAAGAATGATTCTTGAAATTCGTCAGTGCATCCTGTGGATTGAAATCGCAGTATTTCCAGTCCAATCCGACAATCATAGAAACCGCGATATGATTTTGACTTACCGGATGCATCGTTCCGCCGCCGAACATCGCAGGCCCCAACACAGGCGCCCAAAGCGGATACCCCATTGCGTGCACAGCTCTGCTTGTTGTGAATTTTGCGAACTGCTCGTCGCTCACACGAATCAATTCCTTAACGCCGACGGAGTAAAGCTGTTTGGCTTGTCTTTCCAGCGATGCTTTTGTAATAAATTTTTCAGTAACCAAACCGTCGCAGCCCTCGGCAAGAACAATCATGTCTGCGTTAATAATTTCGCCCGCGACATAATTCGGCTGTTTATTGCCATGCTTATCAACGCCCTGGTCAACAAGTTTAACACCAGTTGCGATATTTTTCGCCGAATCGTAAATTATATCTTCAGCGGCAAAACCATAAATAATTTCGATGCCCATTTCTTTGGCGATTTGAGACAGAAATTTTGTCAGTTTGCTGACCGACAAAATATAATCGCCTTCGTGATTCATCTGTCCGAAATTAATTTTGAAAAGTTTCGCGAGTTTCAGCATTGGATGAATATTGAAAGCGAGCTTGCTGCCGGCGAAAAACATCACATTATCTTTTGCCACACGATAAGAGAAAATTTCTTTCGCCTGTTCTGTATTTGTCCAGCCGGGTTTGACTTTATCCAAAAGCAGTTCAATCGCGCCAGCCTCGACCGTCGCGCCGGACAGGTTATGATTGCCCGGCTCCGCTGCTTTATCAATTACGCAAATTTCAGTCTGCGGCAAAAGATGTTTCAGCGTAATCGCCGCCGACAATCCCGCAGGCCCCGCCCCGACAATTAATATTGATGTCTTGTTCATATATTTTCCGCCAGTGCATTTACAAATTGCGGTACAATTTTTTCAATCGTTCCAACTATATAATAATCGCAGTGTTTGAAAATCGGCGCCGCGGGGTCGCTGTTGATTGCGACAATGATATCGCTGTTGGCAACGCCAATCATGTGCTGTATCGCGCCGGAAATTCCAAGTGCGATGTAGAGTTTAGGCCCGATAGATGTGCCGGTTTGGCCGACCTGATGAATACGGTCGATAAATCCCTGCTCGACAGCCGCACGAGATGCGCCTTTCTCGACGCTTGTTTGTAATTTATTTTTTAACGTTGAAACGAGACTGTTCACGAGCGTTTCGTAATTGTCTCTGCTCTGCATTCCTTTGCCGCCGCTGACGACAACTTCTGCACCGAGATTGACTTTGCCGTGGCCCTTTTCCGTTTTGATAATTTCAAGACTTATATCCGTTGCGCTTATATCCGCGGTTTCTTTTATAACTTTTCCTGTTCGCGTTGGGTCTGCTGGCAGTCTTTTCATAACGCCCGGCCGAGCCGTCGCCATCTGGCATTGCGAATCTTTCGTGCAAATCGTCGCCATTACATTTCCGCCAAGCGCGGGACGTGTCTGCATTAAAACAGCAACCTGATTTTTTCTGCTGCTGTCGCGAATATCCAGTCCCGTGCAATCAGCCGTTAAGCCGCAGCCGAGTCTGTATCCAATCATTGGCGCCATAATTCTGCCCTGTGGCGTCGCTGCGTAAAGAACAATCTGCGGCCAGTATTTGCCAATCGTATCGGCGAAAACTTTGCGATACGTAACAGGGTCAAATTTTTCAAGCAGCGGATGCTCAATTGCGTAAACAAAATCCGCACCTGCTTCGATAAGTTCTTTCGTTTGTAAATTATTTCCGGCAATTACAACTCCGACCTGCGTTTCGAGGGAGTCGGCAAGATGTCGCGCTTTACCGATAAGTTCAAATGTCGCCGGATGAATTTTGTCTTCGTCTCGTTCTGCGGCAACCCAAACCTGGCCTTTATATGCAGGTTCAACAGCCTGCAAACCGGCGAGCATATCTTCGAGAGCTTTTTTATGAAAATGTTCACCGGCAGCGGCAAGAATTTTTTCTTTTGTTTCTTCTGTAATCTCTTCGAGATTTTTAATTTCGAGTTTCTCTAAAACATCAGAAAGAATTTCATAATCTTCGCTTTCCTTTTTCGTACCCTCGAAACTTCGGTCGAAATTTTTCCGTTTCGCCGGTAGAACATAACCATTATCGCCTGATTCGCCATTTTGTTTTTCTTTGCCGAAATTTTCCGCGATTGCTTTGACAAGTTCGTCGGCAGTTTTCAGTTCCTGACATTTTCTCGTTGTCTTGCCCGGCGGGAAAACGGAAATCACTCTTGTCTTTGAGCCGGCGATTCCGACATTTGTAGCGTTGATGTCGTTTGCACCCCACTGGATAAATTTAAAATTGCTCGCCATTCGTGTTCCGTCGAAAGTTGCGAACAGCGGATATTCATATTTGGCAACCGTGATAACAGCGGGCGTTTTTTTACTGCTGATGATTTGACTTCCGCCGCTGATGATGCCGGTAAATTCAAAATGATTATTTTTATATTCGACGTTGGTAATGTATGGCAGGCAGGGCACGTTTAATTCTTCAGCAATTTGCGCCGGCACTTGTGCGGTGTCGCCGTCAACCGATTGCATTCCGCAGACGACGTAATAATCTTTCGAGTTATTGAGAAGTTCAGCCGCGATTTTTTTTATTGCGAACGCAAGTGGATTTGCCGTCGCCCAGGTATCGGCTCCGCCAAGCGCCTTATCCGTAAGAAGCACTGCGCTATGGCAGCACCTTGCCAGACAATATTTCAGAACATCTTCAGCCGCCGGCGGCCCCATCGTCAGCGCGATAACTTTGCCCGGCTTTTCGCTCAACTGATTCATCCGGTTGGCAATCGCAAGAGCCTGCGTGTCGAGCTCGTTGATGACGCTTGCCAGCCGCGAACGGATTAGAGTACCGGTTTCCAGATTAAAGGCATTGTCTGTAATCTGCGTTATGTCGGGAACCTGTTTTACTAATACTATATAATCGCTCATAGTCGTTTCGCTTAAAACTTCTATCATTTTCCACAAATGACAGGAAATAAATATAAGACACAAATTCTTTTTTATCACTATCCTGCTGCTTTGTACACTCATTTAGTTAAAAAAACCGCTTTTTAGACTTATTCCTTGAATCAATAACACAAATTAGGTTTAATTAGCGGCGGAATTGTGGAAATTGGAATTGGAATCGGTATTTAGTCTTATAATATTAAAGGGTAAAAAATGGCAGATTTAAAAGCGTTAAGCGAAGCTGTAATCAAAGGCGACCAGAACAAGGCTCTGGAAATCACCAAAGCCGCGATAGCCGAAAATATGGCACCGGCTAAAATCCTCAACGACGGCCTCATCGCAGGCATGAACGTTATCGGCGTTCGTTTCAAAAACAACGAAGTTTACATTCCGGAAGTTTTGATTGCCGCAAGAGCGATGAAGACAGCGATGGAAGTTTTGGAACCGAAGCTCGTTGAAGCCGGCGTTCAGCCGTTGGCAAAGGCGGCTGTTGGAACAGTTCAGGGCGATTTGCACGATATCGGCAAGAACCTTGTCGTTATGATGTTAAAGGGTGCAGGTTTCAACGTTGTTGACCTTGGCGTGGACGTTTCGCCGCAGAAATTCGTTGATAAGATTAAGGAGCTCAATCCGAAGGTTGTCGGTATGAGCGCATTGCTGACTACGACAATGCCGTCGATGGAAAAGACAATCCAGGCAATTAAAGCAGCGGGCTTGACTGTAAAGACGATGATTGGCGGAGCGCCCGTTACACAGGCTTACGCCGACAGGATTGGCGCTGACGGTTACGCTGCGGATGCCGCTTCAGCGGTTGATTTGGCAAAGTCGCTGATTTAAAAACTCTAAAATAATTAATGAGACACGGATTAACACTGTGTTTATTTCTTTTTGTTAGAATCTTTTAAGTAATCAGGCAAACAAAAACCCTCGTTTTTCAGCGAGGGTTTTTTTATTTTACAACCCTGAAAGGGTATAACATATTAGCCCAGGGCAAAGCCCTGGGGAAACAGCACATCCATCCCTATCAAGCCCTGAAAGGGCGAAATACTCGCTAATTCCACACATATCGCTCATCATAAGGAACTTGATATTTTTCCAAAAACGCACGAAATTCCTCTTCAAACGAGGTCTTATGGTGATGTTCTTCCTGTGCTTCGATGTACTTGGCAACACGGTCTGCGTCAGACTGACTAACCGAAAATGCACCGTACCCATTTTGCCAATAAAACGAT is from Planctomycetaceae bacterium and encodes:
- a CDS encoding FAD-binding protein, which encodes MIEVLSETTMSDYIVLVKQVPDITQITDNAFNLETGTLIRSRLASVINELDTQALAIANRMNQLSEKPGKVIALTMGPPAAEDVLKYCLARCCHSAVLLTDKALGGADTWATANPLAFAIKKIAAELLNNSKDYYVVCGMQSVDGDTAQVPAQIAEELNVPCLPYITNVEYKNNHFEFTGIISGGSQIISSKKTPAVITVAKYEYPLFATFDGTRMASNFKFIQWGANDINATNVGIAGSKTRVISVFPPGKTTRKCQELKTADELVKAIAENFGKEKQNGESGDNGYVLPAKRKNFDRSFEGTKKESEDYEILSDVLEKLEIKNLEEITEETKEKILAAAGEHFHKKALEDMLAGLQAVEPAYKGQVWVAAERDEDKIHPATFELIGKARHLADSLETQVGVVIAGNNLQTKELIEAGADFVYAIEHPLLEKFDPVTYRKVFADTIGKYWPQIVLYAATPQGRIMAPMIGYRLGCGLTADCTGLDIRDSSRKNQVAVLMQTRPALGGNVMATICTKDSQCQMATARPGVMKRLPADPTRTGKVIKETADISATDISLEIIKTEKGHGKVNLGAEVVVSGGKGMQSRDNYETLVNSLVSTLKNKLQTSVEKGASRAAVEQGFIDRIHQVGQTGTSIGPKLYIALGISGAIQHMIGVANSDIIVAINSDPAAPIFKHCDYYIVGTIEKIVPQFVNALAENI
- a CDS encoding electron transfer flavoprotein-ubiquinone oxidoreductase → MNKTSILIVGAGPAGLSAAITLKHLLPQTEICVIDKAAEPGNHNLSGATVEAGAIELLLDKVKPGWTNTEQAKEIFSYRVAKDNVMFFAGSKLAFNIHPMLKLAKLFKINFGQMNHEGDYILSVSKLTKFLSQIAKEMGIEIIYGFAAEDIIYDSAKNIATGVKLVDQGVDKHGNKQPNYVAGEIINADMIVLAEGCDGLVTEKFITKASLERQAKQLYSVGVKELIRVSDEQFAKFTTSRAVHAMGYPLWAPVLGPAMFGGGTMHPVSQNHIAVSMIVGLDWKYCDFNPQDALTNFKNHSFVKKFIEGGTIVEAGAKMIPEGGYFALPRNPQTSAIGKTNVLILGDSAGLVNMIKIKGIHNAIKSGIAAGKAIAQCTNNYIATASKYTELLNSMGVIAEMKLASRFRQNVAKLGPLFGMPLSVLGQTIPPFKTEEDYHVMSAKNYKYKPAKNYDKDTFTAMAATQHREEQPCHLIIVNKNICAAKCGPEFNSPCISFCPAGVYETVGDYAKPANPSNCLHCKTCQRKCPFDNIRWTVPEGSGGPRYKNM
- a CDS encoding corrinoid protein, giving the protein MADLKALSEAVIKGDQNKALEITKAAIAENMAPAKILNDGLIAGMNVIGVRFKNNEVYIPEVLIAARAMKTAMEVLEPKLVEAGVQPLAKAAVGTVQGDLHDIGKNLVVMMLKGAGFNVVDLGVDVSPQKFVDKIKELNPKVVGMSALLTTTMPSMEKTIQAIKAAGLTVKTMIGGAPVTQAYADRIGADGYAADAASAVDLAKSLI